In one window of Gouania willdenowi chromosome 8, fGouWil2.1, whole genome shotgun sequence DNA:
- the LOC114468551 gene encoding paralemmin-2-like isoform X2, producing the protein MAERFINETGSDGRSVLGMLEVQVEKDPKTGATTVRSLSPISTSAAAAKAAPIFDDGRKSIRAVGVAAEEPTTEELGQILNLIDGVGMKMLLNEIPVPSKKVEKENESANSSHPPQAKSVQFDTHHNKAKKDNDRSRSNYGKLNVEKSAVGVGNGNDRIVIGDLAEEVDHIEDEKLKEGPITLMFLGYADGLSNEHQDDDEQQGVIAVERVLITDDGEELVLGPQETGSLQPPSDKVTEKEGGRGEVSQDVPLNGNETEGNVQSEEGDKQQQSSSSHRPIDGKNSAKNKKCHCCSVM; encoded by the exons ATGGCAGAAAGGTTTATCaatgaaacaggaagtgatggcCGATCAG TTCTTGGGATGTTGGAGGTGCAGGTGGAAAAAGACCCAAAGACTGGTGCCACCACCGTCAGGTCTCTGTCCCCCATATCTacgtcagctgctgctgcgaaGGCTGCTCCGATCTTTGACGACGGTAGAAAGAGCATCCGAGCTGTCGGCGTGGCAGCAGAAGAACCGACCACTGAAGAGCTCGGTCAGATTTTGAACCTGATTGACGGGGTTGGTATGAAAATGTTGTTGAATGAAATACCAGTCCCATCAAAGAAGGTGGAGAAGGAGAATGAGAGTGCAAACAGCAGTCACCCCCCACAGGCAAAAAGCGTACAATTTGATACCCATCACAACAAGGCAAAGAAAGACAACGACAGATCTAGAAGCAACTATGGCAAGTTGAATGTAGAGAAAAGTGCTGTAGGTGTTGGGAATGGGAATGACAGAATTGTGATTGGAGACCTTGCAGAGGAAGTAGATcacattgaagatgaaaagctGAAAGAAGGTCCAATAACGCTGATGTTCTTGGGTTACGCTGATGGCTTAAGCAATGAGCATCAGGACGACGACGAGCAACAAGGTGTGATTGCAGTGGAGCGAGTGCTTATCACAGATGACGGGGAGGAGCTTGTCTTAGGACCACAAGAAACTGGTTCACTCCAGCCACCATCAGACAAAGTCACTGAAAAGGAAGGAGGAAGAGGCGAAGTGTCTCAAGACGTTCCACTGAATGGAAATGAAACAGAAGGAAATGTCCAGAGTGAAGAAGGTGATAAACAGCAGCAGAGTTCATCTTCTCATAGACCAATAGATGGAAAGAACTCAGCCAAGAACAAGAAGTGTCACTGCTGCTCAGTCATGTAG
- the LOC114468551 gene encoding palmdelphin-like isoform X1: protein MYRGIPEDIVLATADKDRRAQMAERFINETGSDGRSVLGMLEVQVEKDPKTGATTVRSLSPISTSAAAAKAAPIFDDGRKSIRAVGVAAEEPTTEELGQILNLIDGVGMKMLLNEIPVPSKKVEKENESANSSHPPQAKSVQFDTHHNKAKKDNDRSRSNYGKLNVEKSAVGVGNGNDRIVIGDLAEEVDHIEDEKLKEGPITLMFLGYADGLSNEHQDDDEQQGVIAVERVLITDDGEELVLGPQETGSLQPPSDKVTEKEGGRGEVSQDVPLNGNETEGNVQSEEGDKQQQSSSSHRPIDGKNSAKNKKCHCCSVM from the exons ATGTATAGAGGGATTCCTGAAGATATCGTCTTG GCTACTGCTGACAAGGACAGACGAG CACAAATGGCAGAAAGGTTTATCaatgaaacaggaagtgatggcCGATCAG TTCTTGGGATGTTGGAGGTGCAGGTGGAAAAAGACCCAAAGACTGGTGCCACCACCGTCAGGTCTCTGTCCCCCATATCTacgtcagctgctgctgcgaaGGCTGCTCCGATCTTTGACGACGGTAGAAAGAGCATCCGAGCTGTCGGCGTGGCAGCAGAAGAACCGACCACTGAAGAGCTCGGTCAGATTTTGAACCTGATTGACGGGGTTGGTATGAAAATGTTGTTGAATGAAATACCAGTCCCATCAAAGAAGGTGGAGAAGGAGAATGAGAGTGCAAACAGCAGTCACCCCCCACAGGCAAAAAGCGTACAATTTGATACCCATCACAACAAGGCAAAGAAAGACAACGACAGATCTAGAAGCAACTATGGCAAGTTGAATGTAGAGAAAAGTGCTGTAGGTGTTGGGAATGGGAATGACAGAATTGTGATTGGAGACCTTGCAGAGGAAGTAGATcacattgaagatgaaaagctGAAAGAAGGTCCAATAACGCTGATGTTCTTGGGTTACGCTGATGGCTTAAGCAATGAGCATCAGGACGACGACGAGCAACAAGGTGTGATTGCAGTGGAGCGAGTGCTTATCACAGATGACGGGGAGGAGCTTGTCTTAGGACCACAAGAAACTGGTTCACTCCAGCCACCATCAGACAAAGTCACTGAAAAGGAAGGAGGAAGAGGCGAAGTGTCTCAAGACGTTCCACTGAATGGAAATGAAACAGAAGGAAATGTCCAGAGTGAAGAAGGTGATAAACAGCAGCAGAGTTCATCTTCTCATAGACCAATAGATGGAAAGAACTCAGCCAAGAACAAGAAGTGTCACTGCTGCTCAGTCATGTAG